The following proteins come from a genomic window of Takifugu rubripes chromosome 11, fTakRub1.2, whole genome shotgun sequence:
- the smc4 gene encoding structural maintenance of chromosomes protein 4 isoform X2 gives MTNEAGAPRLMITHLVNRNFKSYAGEQILGPFHKRFSCIIGPNGSGKSNVIDSMLFVFGYRAQKIRSKKLSVLIHSSDKHKDVESCTVEVHFQKIIDKEGDDYEVIPNSKFCVSRTANKDNSSAYYINGKKATFKEVGVLLRSHGIDLDHNRFLILQGEVEQIAMMKPKGQTEHDEGMLEYLEDIIGSCRLKEPIQTLSRRIELLNEQRGEKLNRVKLVEKEKNALEGEKNKAVDFLTLENDIFRHKSRLCQYHVHDLQKRVVDKEEEKMMIVEDTKELTEKNTKISQEIEKMNQELKNVEKKQNKLNKYIETQKEKFTQLDLQDVEVREKIKHCKSKNKKLQKQLEKDKEKLEEVRGVPASSEKAIADAAARKEEMEKQKVKEEEKLKDVMESLKEETSGLQQDKETREKELMELSKAVNETRSRMDLAQSELDIYLSRHNKAVTQLNSAKQTLETTSNTLRERRAAIKDLQVKIPEMEKELKKDEDELGQLVKLDNETQEVVREMRQKVDEAKSSLSSNRSRGKVLDALMQQKKTGRIPGILGRLGDLGAIDEKYDVAISSSCGALDNIVVDTIDTAQKCVTFLKEQNIGVATFIGLDKMKVWEKNTAPIHTPEESPRLFDMVRVKDESVRPAFYFALRDTLVAQDMEQATRIAFQKDRRWRVVTLKGQIIEMAGTMTGGGRVMKGRMGSSIAASQISQAELDSMEKRLNEKVSKLQGCHEKKLQLEETVQRLQPQMRDMRNTLEKYTKSMTSLADQETHLKLQIKELEANVLASAPDKSKQKQMEKSLEAFKKDYEAASSKAGKVENEVKRLHNLIVDINSCKLKAQQDKLDKINKALDECSSIITKAQVAIKTADRNLKKCEESVTRVQAELEENQKSMAELTEQLKKLEDEAGEVMQACQESEASLPEVQEQYQGVLKEIKALQQQEHALQEESLSVRLRVEQIETTITEHKNKIKHWQKEASKLSLHTIEDNPAEELPVLTPAELDQIKDANVIINKMITLETQSSQMNPNLGAIAEYRKKEELYLQRVAQLDQITTERDKFKCAYEDLRKQRLNEFMTGFNMITNKLKENYQMLTLGGDAELELVDSLDPFSEGIMFSVRPPKKSWKKIFNLSGGEKTLSSLALVFALHHYKPTPLYFMDEIDAALDFKNVSIVACYIYEQTKNAQFIIISLRNNMFEIADRLIGIYKTHNTTKSVGINPKTIVFKEHDAITA, from the exons ATGACCAACGAAGCAGGCGCTCCCCGCTTGATGATCACACATTTAGTCAATCGCAACTTTAAATCTTATGCTGGGGAGCAGATTCTGGGGCCTTTTCACAAG CGCTTTTCTTGCATCATTGGTCCGAATGGAAGCGGAAAGTCCAATGTCATAGATTCAATGCTCTTTGTGTTTGGATACAGAGCTCAAAAGATAAGATCGAAAAAGCTCTCGGTTCTGATTCACAGTTCCGATAAACACAAAGATGTGGAGAGCTGTACCGTGGAAGTACATTTTCAAAAGATTATTGATAAG GAAGGAGATGACTACGAAGTCATCCCCAACAGCAAATTCTGTGTTTCCAGGACTGCCAACAAAGACAATTCCTCAGCCTACTATATCAATGGCAAGAAAGCCACGTTCAAAGAAGTGGGGGTTTTGCTGCGAAGCCATGGCATTGACCTGGACCACAACAGATTTCTGATCTTGCAG GGCGAGGTGGAGCAGATCGCTATGATGAAACCTAAAGGTCAGACTGAACACGATGAGGGTATGCTGGAGTACCTCGAGGACATTATAGGCTCTTGTCGCCTTAAGGAGCCCATCCAAACGCTGTCCCGACGCATCGAACTACTGAAtgaacagagaggagagaag CTCAACCGAGTGAAGCTggtggaaaaggagaagaatgctttagaaggagaaaaaaacaaagctgtggATTTCCTCACTCTGGAGAACGACATCTTCAGACACAAGAGTCGGCTCTGCCAGTATCACGT TCACGATCTACAGAAACGTGTGgtggacaaagaggaagagaagatgaTGATTGTGGAGGACACAAAGGAActgacagagaaaaacacaaagatatcACAGGAAATCGAGAAAATGAACCAGGAGTTGAAAAACGTTGAGAA AAAACAAAATAAGCTGAACAAGTACATTGAGACCCAGAAAGAGAAGTTCACTCAGCTGGATCTGCAGGATGTTGAAGTGCGGGAAAAGATTAAACACTGCAAGAGCaagaacaaaaagctgcagaAGCAACTGGAGAAGGACAAAGAAAAG TTAGAAGAGGTGAGAGGTGTTCCTGCCAGTAGCGAGAAGGCCATTGCTGATGCAGCGGCTcggaaggaggagatggagaagcagaaagtcaaagaagaggagaaactgAAGGATGTGATGGAGAGTCTCAAAGAAGAGACCAGTGGATTGCAGCAGGACAAAGAG ACCAGAGAgaaagagctgatggagctgagcAAGGCCGTCAACGAGACACGCTCTCGTATGGATCTGGCTCAGTCGGAGCTCGACATCTATCTCAGTCGTCACAATAAGGCTGTGACACAGCTCAACTCTGCCAAGCAGACGCTTGAAACGACATCCAACACGCTGCGCGAACGCCGCGCTGCCATCAAGGACCTGCAAGTCAAAATACCCGAGATGGAAAAAGAGCTCAAGAAG gatgaggaTGAGCTTGGACAACTAGTGAAGTTAGATAATGAGACTCAGGAAGTTGTAAGGGAAATGAGGCAAAAAGTGGATGAGGCCAAGAGCTCTCTGTCTTCCAACCGCAGTCGAGGGAAGGTCCTGGATGCTCTGATGCAACAGAAGAAAACGGGCAGAATCCCTGGCATTTTGGGACGATTG GGAGACCTCGGAGCCATAGATGAGAAGTATGATGTAGCCATCTCCTCGAGTTGTGGTGCACTGGACAACATTGTGGTGGACACCATTGACACAGCTCAGAAATGTGTTACCTTCCTCAAAGAACAGAACATCGGCGTTGCCACCTTCATCGGACTGGACAAG aTGAAAGTGTGGGAGAAGAACACGGCCCCTATCCACACCCCAGAGGAGAGTCCTCGCCTCTTTGACATGGTGCGAGTCAAGGATGAGAGCGTGCGACCAGCGTTCTACTTTGCTCTGCGGGACACTCTGGTGGCCCAGGACATGGAGCAGGCGACGAGGATCGCCTTCCAGAAGGACAGACGCTGGAGAGTGGTCACGCTGAAGGGACAGATTATTGAAATGGCTG GAACTATGACAGGAGGTGGAAGAGTGATGAAGGGCAGGATGGGCTCCTCCATTGCTGCTTCCCAAATCTCCCAGGCAGAG CTTGACAGCATGGAGAAAAGGCTGAATGAGAAAGTGTCAAAGCTGCAGGGCTGCCatgagaagaagctgcagctaGAGGAGACCGTCCAGcgtctgcagccacagatgcGCGACATGAGGAACACCCTGGAAAAATACACCAAGAGCATGACT AGTCTAGCTGACCAGGAGACTCACTTGAAACTTCAAATCAAAGAACTTGAGGCCAACGTTTTGGCCTCAGCCCCAGACAAGAGCAAGcagaaacagatggaaaaaagCCTGGAGGCTTTTAAAAAAG ACTATGAGGCTGCATCCAGTAAAGCAGGGAAGGTGGAAAATGAGGTGAAAAGGCTCCACAACCTGATTGTGGACATCAACAGTTGCAAACTAAAGGCTCAGCAGGACAAGCTGGACAAAATCAACAAGGCCCTAGACGAATGTTCTTCTATCATAACGAAGGCACAAGTGGCCATAAAGACAGCTGACCG CAACCTGAAGAAGTGTGAGGAGAGCGTGACCCGTGTgcaggctgagctggaggagaaccagaAGTCCATGGCAGAGCTCACAGAACAGCTGAAGAAGCTGGAAGATGAAGCAGGAGAGGTCATGCAGGCCTGCCAAGAGTCCGAG GCCTCCCTTCCTGAGGTGCAGGAGCAGTATCAAGGGGTGCTGAAGGAGATAAaggctctccagcagcaggagcacgcGCTGCAAGAGGAGTCCCTCAGTGTCCGGCTGCGGGTCGAGCAGATCGAGACCACCAtaactgaacacaaaaacaagattAAACACTGGCAGAAGGAG GCCAGTAAGCTCTCCCTTCACACCATCGAGGACAATCCAGCAGAGGAGCTTCCTGTGCTGACGCCTGCGGAACTGGACCAAATCAAAGATGCCAACGTGATCATCAACAAGATGATCACGTTGGAGACCCAGAGTTCCCAGATGAACCCCAACCTGGGGGCCATTGCCGAGTACAGGAAGAAG GAGGAGCTGTACCTGCAGAGGGTGGCTCAGCTGGACCAGATCACCACCGAGAGGGACAAGTTTAAATGTGCCTACGAGGACCTGCGCAAACAGCGTCTCAATGAGTTCATGACGGGCTTCAACATGATCACCAACAAACTGAAGGAGAACTACCAGATGCTCACCCTGGGTGGTGATGCAGAGTTGGAGCTGGTGGACAGTTTGGACCCCTTCTCTGAGGGCATCATGTTCAG TGTCCGTCCCCCAAAGAAGAGCTGGAAAAAGATCTTCAACCTGTCGGGAGGAGAGAAGACCCTCAGCTCCCTGGCTCTGGTGTTTGCTCTGCACCACTACAAACCCACGCCGCTCTACTTCATGGACGAGATCGATGCTGCACTAGACTTCAAAAATGTCTCCATTGTCGCTTGTTACATCTAC gaacAAACGAAGAATGCTCAGTTCATCATCATCTCGCTGAGGAACAACATGTTTGAGATCGCTGATCGTCTCATCGGCATCTACAAAACTCACAACACCACCAAGAGCGTTGGGATCAACCCCAAGACCATCGTGTTCAAGGAGCACGATGCCATCACCGCCTGA